A region from the Manihot esculenta cultivar AM560-2 chromosome 13, M.esculenta_v8, whole genome shotgun sequence genome encodes:
- the LOC110629701 gene encoding polygalacturonase At1g48100 produces MGAFSFKNISFVLFIAFLVWSASFDTCIARRSRHWRQNRAASASLFQKGKSRDNNHNRHNGGSKPKPEPPSHQSPLPPASKPPKDDDPSSSSPVKGSAIFNVLDFGAKGDGKSDDTKAFQSAWAAACKVEASTMLVPAEFVFLVGPVSFSGPYCQENIVFQLDGTIIAPTNSNVWGKGLLWWIEFTKLKGITIQGTGTIDGSGSVWWQDYPFDDPIDDETKLIIPLNHTVEEHPPIPIRNEFSKKMPSIKPTALRFYGSFNALVTGITIQNSPQCHLKFDNCIGVVVHDINISSPGDSPNTDGIHLQNSKDVLIHSSNLACGDDCVSIQTGCTNVYIRDVNCGPGHGISIGSLGKDNTKACVSNITVRDVVMHNTMTGVRIKTWQGGSGSVQGILFSNIQVSEVQLPIVIDQFYCDKSTCRNQTSAVSLSGINYEKIRGTYTVKPVHFACSDALPCIDVSLTTIELKPLQEQYHMYDPFCWQTFGELNTPTTPPIDCLQIGKPSSNRPQSDHDAC; encoded by the exons ATGGGTGCTTTTAGTTTCAAAAACATTTCATTTGTGCTCTTCATTGCTTTTCTAGTTTGGTCTGCAAGTTTTGATACTTGCATTGCTAGAAGAAGTAGGCATTGGAGGCAAAACAGAGCTGCCTCTGCTTCTCTGTTTCAGAAAGGAAAGAGTCGTGACAACAACCACAACCGCCATAATGGAGGATCAAAACCAAAACCTGAACCTCCGTCCCATCAATCTCCATTGCCTCCTGCTTCAAAGCCACCAAAAGATGACGACCCGTCATCAAGCTCGCCAGTCAAAGGCTCTGCAATATTTAATGTGCTTGATTTTGGTGCTAAGGGAGATGGAAAGAGTGATGACACGAAG GCATTCCAATCTGCATGGGCAGCTGCTTGTAAGGTGGAGGCATCAACGATGCTCGTTCCAGCAGAATTTGTATTCCTTGTGGGACCTGTTTCTTTCTCAGGTCCATACTGTCAAGAAAACATTGTATTTCAG CTGGATGGCACAATCATTGCTCCAACGAACTCCAACGTTTGGGGGAAAGGTCTGCTGTGGTGGATTGAATTCACAAAGCTTAAAGGTATTACAATTCAGGGAACAGGCACCATCGATGGAAGTGGCTCAGTATGGTGGCAAGATTACCCATTTGATGATCCTATAGATGATGAGACCAAACTCATTATCCCACTAAACCACACAGTAGAAGAACACCCACCAATACCG ATAAGAAATGAATTCAGTAAGAAAATGCCAAGCATCAAGCCTACA GCGCTAAGATTTTATGGAAGTTTCAATGCATTGGTCACAGGCATTACAATTCAAAACAGTCCCCAATGCCACCTCAAGTTCGACAACTGCATCGGAGTGGTGGTACATGATATAAACATCTCATCACCTGGTGACAGTCCAAACACTGACGGAATCCACCTGCAAAATTCCAAAGATGTGCTAATTCACAGCAGTAATCTTGCTTGTG GAGATGATTGCGTTTCAATACAGACTGGATGCACAAATGTATACATACGCGATGTGAATTGTGGGCCAGGACATGGAATCAGCATTGGAAGTCTGGGAAAGGATAATACCAAAGCCTGTGTCTCCAACATCACAGTTCGAGACGTCGTTATGCACAACACTATGACTGGTGTCAGAATTAAGACATGGCAG GGTGGATCAGGCTCAGTACAGGGGATACTCTTTTCAAACATTCAAGTTTCTGAGGTTCAACTTCCAATTGTGATTGACCAATTCTATTGCGACAAAAGCACATGCAGAAACCAAACTTCAGCTGTGTCTCTATCAggaataaattatgaaaaaattagagGCACATACACAGTAAAACCTGTACACTTCGCCTGCAGTGACGCCCTCCCATGTATAGATGTAAGCCTAACTACCATAGAACTAAAACCACTGCAAGAACAATATCACATGTATGATCCTTTCTGTTGGCAAACTTTTGGAGAGTTGAATACTCCTACTACACCTCCAATTGATTGTCTACAAATTGGTAAGCCGTCAAGCAACCGGCCTCAGTCAGATCATGATGCCTGCTGA
- the LOC110629336 gene encoding 1,4-dihydroxy-2-naphthoyl-CoA synthase, peroxisomal isoform X1 — MAKVSDAALDIVRRRVASVSNHLIPVPFSSYASIGLSNTSMDDSYHRIHGDVSTEQVVWRNAHDGFKEEFSDIIYEKAVGEGIAKITINRPERRNAFRPLTIKELIRAFDDARDDTSVGVIILTGKGTKAFCSGGDQSLRTADGYADPNDIGRLNVLDLQVQIRRLPKPVIAMVAGYAVGGGHVLHMVCDLTIAADNAIFGQTGPKVGSFDAGYGSSIMSRLVGPKKAREMWFLARFYTASEAEKMGLVNTVVPLENLEQETVKWCRQILRNSPTAVRVLKSALNAVDDGHSGLQELGGNATLLFYGTEEGNEGKTAYMQHRRPDFSRFPRRP, encoded by the exons ATGGCGAAAGTCTCCGATGCCGCGCTGGACATTGTGAGAAGGAGGGTGGCCTCTGTTTCTAACCATCTCATCCCAGTTCCTTTCTCCAGTTATGCGTCAATTGGATTATCCAACACTTCCATGGACGATAGCTATCACAGAATCCATGGGGATGTCTCGACAGAGCAAGTCGTTTGGAGAAATGCGCATGATGGGTTCAAGGAGGAGTTCAGTGACATTATATATGAGAAAGCTGTTGGCGAAGGGATTGCAAAG attACAATTAATAGGCCAGAAAGAAGGAATGCATTTCGGCCACTGACGATTAAGGAGCTAATCCGTGCATTTGACGATGCTAGGGATGATACTTCTGTTGGAGTTATTATTCTAACTGGGAAG GGAACTAAGGCGTTTTGCAGTGGCGGTGACCAGTCACTAAGAACCGCAGATGGCTATGCTGATCCTAATGATATTGGTCGTCTCAATGTTTTGGACTTGCAG GTACAGATTCGGCGTCTTCCAAAACCAGTAATAGCAATG GTTGCAGGTTATGCAGTAGGAGGGGGACACGTGTTGCACATGGTTTGTGATCTCACAATTGCAGCAGATAATGCTATATTTGGCCAAACTGGTCCAAAG GTTGGAAGCTTTGATGCTGGTTATGGAAGTTCCATCATGTCCCGTTTG GTTGGACCCAAAAAGGCACGTGAGATGTGGTTTCTAGCAAGGTTCTATACAGCTTCTGAAGCAGAGAAAATGGGCCTTGTTAACACTGTTGTGCCT TTAGAAAATTTAGAGCAAGAAACAGTGAAATGGTGTCGACAGATACTAAGGAATAGCCCAACTGCAGTTCGTGTACTCAAGTCagctcttaatgcagttgatgATGGCCATTCCGGACTCCAG GAACTTGGTGGGAATGCTACACTTTTATTCTATGGCACTGAGGAAGGCAATGAAGGGAAGACAGCATATATGCAACATAGACGACCAGATTTCTCAAGATTTCCTCGACGACCTTAA
- the LOC110629336 gene encoding 1,4-dihydroxy-2-naphthoyl-CoA synthase, peroxisomal isoform X2 — MAKVSDAALDIVRRRVASVSNHLIPVPFSSYASIGLSNTSMDDSYHRIHGDVSTEQVVWRNAHDGFKEEFSDIIYEKAVGEGIAKITINRPERRNAFRPLTIKELIRAFDDARDDTSVGVIILTGKGTKAFCSGGDQSLRTADGYADPNDIGRLNVLDLQVQIRRLPKPVIAMVAGYAVGGGHVLHMVCDLTIAADNAIFGQTGPKVGSFDAGYGSSIMSRLVGPKKAREMWFLARFYTASEAEKMGLVNTVVPLENLEQETVKWCRQILRNSPTAVRVLKSALNAVDDGHSGLQNKLYNVVLFLFHMHS; from the exons ATGGCGAAAGTCTCCGATGCCGCGCTGGACATTGTGAGAAGGAGGGTGGCCTCTGTTTCTAACCATCTCATCCCAGTTCCTTTCTCCAGTTATGCGTCAATTGGATTATCCAACACTTCCATGGACGATAGCTATCACAGAATCCATGGGGATGTCTCGACAGAGCAAGTCGTTTGGAGAAATGCGCATGATGGGTTCAAGGAGGAGTTCAGTGACATTATATATGAGAAAGCTGTTGGCGAAGGGATTGCAAAG attACAATTAATAGGCCAGAAAGAAGGAATGCATTTCGGCCACTGACGATTAAGGAGCTAATCCGTGCATTTGACGATGCTAGGGATGATACTTCTGTTGGAGTTATTATTCTAACTGGGAAG GGAACTAAGGCGTTTTGCAGTGGCGGTGACCAGTCACTAAGAACCGCAGATGGCTATGCTGATCCTAATGATATTGGTCGTCTCAATGTTTTGGACTTGCAG GTACAGATTCGGCGTCTTCCAAAACCAGTAATAGCAATG GTTGCAGGTTATGCAGTAGGAGGGGGACACGTGTTGCACATGGTTTGTGATCTCACAATTGCAGCAGATAATGCTATATTTGGCCAAACTGGTCCAAAG GTTGGAAGCTTTGATGCTGGTTATGGAAGTTCCATCATGTCCCGTTTG GTTGGACCCAAAAAGGCACGTGAGATGTGGTTTCTAGCAAGGTTCTATACAGCTTCTGAAGCAGAGAAAATGGGCCTTGTTAACACTGTTGTGCCT TTAGAAAATTTAGAGCAAGAAACAGTGAAATGGTGTCGACAGATACTAAGGAATAGCCCAACTGCAGTTCGTGTACTCAAGTCagctcttaatgcagttgatgATGGCCATTCCGGACTCCAG AATAAGCTCTACAATGTGGTGCTCTTCCTCTTTCATATGCACTCGTAA